Proteins encoded within one genomic window of Aspergillus nidulans FGSC A4 chromosome VII:
- a CDS encoding putative DNA polymerase delta subunit 4 (transcript_id=CADANIAT00009158): MPPARRRGGNTASARSNQPVLSFGAKSRVTKPSAAPSTPSEKTKALEHLTAEVREKDVSKDVSIDVPGSKVEPEQPHVAELAVRAQAKAEIQQPLSEEDKKAAKVTRKQLQDYWKAEEAKSRGPRVHQEGLSLDEKILRHFDLSSQYGPCIGIARLKRWRRAHSLNLNPPIEVLSLLLKQEGTAGQRAYIDELLS; encoded by the exons ATGCCGCCCGCccgtcgtcgaggaggcaACACCGCCTCCGCCCGTTCAAATCAGCCCGTTCTATCCTTTGGGGCAAAGTCCAGAGTCACAAAGCCGTCCGCTGCGCCTTCGACACCGTCCGAGAAAACCAAAGCCCTCGAGCACCTTACTGCAGAAGTTCGCGAGAAGGATGTGTCGAAAGATGTGTCAATCGATGTCCCGGGATCCAAGGTCGAGCCCGAGCAGCCTCATGTTGCGGAGCTTGCTGTGAGGGCTCAAGCCAAAGCAGAAATCCAGCAACCATTATCGGAGGAGGATAAGAAAGCGGCCAAAGTTACTAGGAAGCAGCTTCAAGATTACTGGAAGgcagaagaggcgaagaGTCGAGGGCCTAGAG TTCATCAAGAGGGCCTATCGTTGGACGAAAAGATCTTGCGGCATTTTGATCTTTCTAGCCAGTATGGG CCTTGCATCGGGATCGCCCGTCTAAAGCGATGGAGGCGGGCACACTCcctcaatctcaaccctCCAATAGAGGTACTCTCACTCCTCCTTAAGCAGGAAGGCACCGCTGGGCAGCGCGCATACATCGACGAACTGTTGTCATGA
- a CDS encoding uncharacterized protein (transcript_id=CADANIAT00009161): protein MESEVASGRGIDYNDVLIQMSTNLTNALNTYGPSSAQYQTVLEMLKDYMREIDRVGRPETQDLDPNVLSIAMGFLGIGK, encoded by the exons ATGGAGTCTGAAGTTGCATCCGGACGGGGGATTGACTACAACGACGTCCTCATCCAG ATGTCGACGAATCTTACCAACGCCTTGAACACATACGGGCCATCAtctgctcaatatcaaacAGTGCTAGAAATGCTCAAGGACTATATGCGCGAAATTGACAGGGTCGGAAGACCGGAAACCCAAGATCTAGACCCCAATGTGCTCAGCATTGCCATGGGATTCCTGGGTATTGGGAAATAA
- a CDS encoding CFEM domain-containing protein (transcript_id=CADANIAT00009157) — MKLYVAATLLLRASIILAQDLPDLPSCSLQCFLSAMSNDGCPSLTDFACHCRQPALVSEVAPCVEQSCSEQDQSSVSNIVMTACSSAGVPISVPPVDGGTTTITESGLAPSPTGGEHETMIPPGGSVSPSGPMMTLPTSTDTTPPTLSPSSPSVSSQLSTPNVISTSPPFLGGAESFRTGGRLAGAAAAIAAGYLM, encoded by the exons ATGAAGCTTTACGTTGCAGCCACACTACTTCTAAGGGCTAGCATTATTTTAGCCCAGGATCTACCTGACTTACCTTCCTGCTCT CTGCAATGCTTTCTCAGCGCCATGTCCAATGATGGCTGCCCCTCTCTAACCGATTTCGCCTGCCACTGCCGCCAACCTGCGCTCGTTTCCGAAGTGGCCCCTTGTGTCGAACAATCTTGCAGCGAGCAAGACCAGTCCT CCGTCTCCAACATCGTGATGACTGCATGTTCCAGTGCCGGCGTCCCAATCTCCGTCCCACCTGTCGACGGTGGCACAACTACAATCACAGAAAGCGGCCTTGCCCCGTCACCAACAGGTGGTGAGCATGAGACTATGATTCCTCCAGGAGGCTCTGTGAGCCCATCCGGTCCGATGATGACGCTTCCTACTTCGACCGATACGACTCCGCCGACGTTGTCTCCAAGTTCCCCTAGTGTTTCGAGCCAGCTGAGTACGCCGAATGTCATTAGTACTTCGCCACCGTTCCTTGGAGGAGCTGAGTCTTTCCGCACCGGAGGGAGGTTAGCTGGGGCGGCGGCTGCCATTGCAGCTGGTTATTTGATGTAA
- a CDS encoding uncharacterized protein (transcript_id=CADANIAT00009162), with the protein MVDLDEDAITNPSGGAQADIDLSDETQDFRMLNNLSFVTGSTELSLPKRGEKDFEPNPTLFQADILSASRQAMHNALAYPRLHHPKNSIIGVYAPNGPAPPAAPKALDTIAEDIPAEKAAPNSVGAHVSPDSCVYVTNPKGQHFKSLGQADRWGRVWLLPEEALYLLERGSLDIRWPRCAVGAGDEDDIEDSGIPMSLQAAYACLMGRGGLTMERFSVFTGLRRLGYVVVRAPGWSESEEEKGAQSVTKSGIQQGPGLAGIFSRFLQWLRDTAPTTALGPVAGLGFHHNYGMNVLHISQTLNHTLLRPRYFGVVFSIARAALCRCMSAPPSPDFKIAVIDARTTTTIPTLSQIGNLLESTPLDPPNPDKQLYVRLKNGYRNVVLAVVDQGVVSYLRIADAAFGKEKIYAQRLSGGNKFRGTPRHKFKKR; encoded by the exons ATGGTGGATTTGGATGAGGACGCGATCACCAATCCCTCTGGGGGAGCTCAAGCTGATATTGATTTGTCGGATGAGACTCAGGACTTTCGCATGCTCAACAACCTCTCATT TGTGACAGGTTCGACCGAGCTGTCTCTCCCCAAACGGGGCGAGAAGGACTTCGAACCGAACCCGACGCTCTTTCAGGCCGACATCCTCTCCGCATCGCGGCAGGCCATGCACAATGCTCTCGCATACCCTCGATTACACCACCCAAAGAACTCAATCATCGGAGTCTACGCGCCGAACGGACCTGCCCCGCCAGCGGCCCCGAAGGCGTTGGATACGATCGCGGAAGACATCCCGGCTGAAAAAGCAGCGCCTAACTCAGTCGGCGCACATGTGTCCCCGGACTCTTGTGTCTACGTCACGAACCCCAAGGGACAACACTTCAAGTCACTCGGGCAGGCAGATCGCTGGGGCCGGGTATGGTTACTTCCCGAGGAGGCTCTGTACTTGCTGGAAAGAGGGAGTCTTGACATACGGTGGCCCCGCTGTGCTGTTGGAGCTGGtgacgaagatgatatcGAAGACTCTGGGATACCTATGAGCTTACAAGCTGCCTACGCGTGTCTGATGGGGCGTGGTGGGCTAACGATGGAGAGGTTCTCCGTTTTTACTGGTCTTAGGCGGTTGGGTTACGTTGTCGTTCGAGCACCTGGATGGAGTGAAagtgaggaggagaaaggcgCACAGTCGGTCACGAAATCCGGAATCCAACAGGGGCCAGGGTTAGCCGGGATCTTTTCTCGCTTCCTGCAATGGTTACGCGATACTGCGCCCACTACAGCATTGGGACCTGTTGCTGGCCTCGGCTTTCATCACAACTACGGTATGAACGTCCTG CATATTTCGCAGACTCTCAATCATACCTTATTACGACCCCGTTACTTCGgcgtcgtcttctccatcgccagAGCTGCCCTATGCCGTTGTATG TCCGCTCCACCAAGTCCCGATTTCAAGATTGCTGTCATAGACGCTCGGACAACTACCACTATACCCACCCTGTCTCAAATTGGGAACCTGCTTGAGAGCACACCTTTAGACCCGCCTAACCCTGATAAGCAGCTTTATGTGCGGCTGAAAAACGGCTATCGTAATGTCGTGCTGGCCGTAGTCGATCAAGGCGTTGTGAGCTATCTCAGAATTGCCGACGCGGCCTTTGGCAAAGAAAAAATCTATGCACAACGGTTATCCGGTGGTAATAAATTTCGTGGAACGCCCCGGCATAAATTCAAGAAGCGATGA
- a CDS encoding uncharacterized protein (transcript_id=CADANIAT00009156) gives MSPVFQRFRQPAPQPNSGHGLQAYLMVIFVTLVMVSDLVSWVFYVVHTGWILYQYLDNLVLGGDGPLQILFSKWDLVLSALMTARLGMLAYGFLRKRVRPWAWGHWMFGYWAGLVQAAGLTGEGSDSVSVRFL, from the exons ATGTCTCCCGTGTTCCAAAGGTTCAGACAACCAGCACCACAGCCCAATTCTGGCCACGGCCTCCAAGCGTACCTCATGGTTATCTTTGTCACCCTCGTCATGGTGTCAGACTTGGTTTCATGGGTATTTTACGTTGTGCATACTGGTTGGATTTTGTATCAATATCTTGACAATCTCGTCCTTGGGGGAGACGGACCTCTTCAAATCTTGTTTTCCAAATGGGATCTTGTCTTGTCGGCTTTG ATGACAGCAAGACTGGGAATGCTGGCCTACGGATTTTTGAGAAAACGCGTCCGTCCCTGGGCCTGGGGTCATTGGATGTTTGGATATTGGGCGGGTCTGGTTCAGGCTGCGGGATTGACAGGAGAAGGATCGGACTCGGTAAGTGTCCGGTTTCTGTGA
- a CDS encoding protein artE (transcript_id=CADANIAT00009159) — MAAFVRVSGPPNGNFLIGYPGISATMPRIEGKVEIRPSVGITAPVNVSLVTVSLVRRETIHPSADSVAKRRLAPPRKEISDTVGKEMLLFRCPAGRESEEVLSMDLPFVLFIPFGRGGPDASRRVPPASLQLPSRTAETFYEIVVMVQQGHSEQRKYSFPVPIARYDTLSTFGMYNRPESAESVSDHLVTLGISLPRWSYGPLDPVSVYVKLSPNPDWISKARKVTINKITIGIDEEIIYNHEGDEPQRKVKTLTKRTEPIGVKMPPTGFLTNMGLVFPAKDMRDGEGILPRGKPGFPTYAVSGFTTTASLYKIEYYLTVKAHLTSARDIIIRQPIVVCPLDHAGCKEEMEAIEQAAREAAHINPDNPLLPLPSIVRPSDPNGLRHLGVAIVGNQKKPLID, encoded by the exons ATGGCCGCCTTCGTGCGAGTGTCGGGGCCTCCAAATGGCAACTTTCTAATTGGGTACCCTGGGATTTCTGCTACTATG CCTCGTATTGAAGGCAAAGTCGAGATTAGGCCCAGTGTCGGCATCACGGCTCCCGTCAACGTATCCCTCGTCACGGTATCTCTCGTCCGGCGAGAAACGATCCACCCGTCAGCGGATTCCGTCGCGAAGAGACGTCTAGCGCCGCCGAGGAAAGAGATCTCCGATACCGTTGGGAAGGAAATGCTCCTCTTCCGTTGTCCGGCTGGTCGGGAATCTGAGGAGGTCTTATCAATGGATCTGCCATTCGTCCTGTTCATTCCCTTTGGACGAGGCGGTCCGGACGCATCCAGGCGAGTCCCTCCGGCTAGCTTGCAGCTTCCCAGTCGCACCGCGGAGACGTTCTACGAGATCGTGGTGATGGTACAGCAAGGCCATTCGGAGCAAAGGAAGTACTCGTTTCCGGTACCGATCGCACGGTATGACACGCTATCGACATTTGGAATGTACAATCGCCCCGAATCGGCGGAGAGTGTATCAGATCATCTGGTGACGTTGGGTATTTCTCTACCGCGATGGTCATACGGGCCCCTCGATCCTGTCAGCGTCTATGTTAAACTGTCCCCGAATCCCGACTGGATCAGCAAAGCTAGAAAAGTTACGATCAACAAAATCACAATCGGCATTGATGAGGAGATAATCTACAATCATGAGGGCGACGAGCCTCAACGGAAGGTAAAAACATTAACGAAACGGACGGAACCAATTGGTGTGAAAATGCCTCCGACAGGGTTCTTGACGAACATGGGCCTGGTGTTCCCAGCAAAGGATATGCGGGATGGAGAGGGCATACTCCCTAGAGGCAAACCTGGATTTCCCACATACGCTGTTAGTGGGTTTACCACAACAGCAAGTCTCTACAAAATCGAATACTATTTAACGGTCAAG GCTCATTTAACATCCGCTCGAGATATCATTATACGACAGCCAATCGTCGTGTGCCCTCTTGACCACGCTGGATGTAAAGAGGAAATGGAAGCAATCGAACAAGCAGCACGAGAAGCTGCCCACATTAACCCCGACAACCCTCTTTTACCTTTACCTTCAATAGTCCGACCGTCGGACCCCAACGGTCTCCGCCATCTAGGAGTCGCGATTGTCGGtaaccagaagaagcctCTGATAGATTAG
- a CDS encoding uncharacterized protein (transcript_id=CADANIAT00009160), giving the protein MASVSENTPLLAESEPRETNEYQISQDHSVTTAPAKPYYRTIVVLTHLSAALSVPAFVLYLTVSSIDIAGPGGFYLSWDLATRIHSLAITSILSFLASALNLARLRHARRPLWLWLNLPIDAAIAFSSLVLVPGALALNFNQSPDSWLPDRGAAATARAVIVFLANSNLLAASVEGIIQQTSTPTPIPGALTAMIEETKKEEDQNPAPPSSVIRPEKRQ; this is encoded by the exons ATGGCCTCCGTCTCAGAGAACACCCCTCTTTTGGCCGAGTCGGAGCCCCGAGAGACCAACGAGTATCAGATTTCCCAAGACCACTCGGTTACCACTGCTCCAGCGAAGCCATATTATCGGACGATAGTTGTCCTCACCCACCTCTCAGCGGCCCTTTCTGTCCCCGCCTTTGTCTTATACTTAACAGTCAGCTCAATCGACATTGCTGGACCTGGGGGCTTCTACCTATCCTGGGATCTTGCGACGCGCATCCATTCACTCGCTATCACT AGTATTCTAAGCTTTCTAGCCTCAGCACTCAACCTGGCGCGCCTTAGGCACGCACGTCGCccgctctggctctggctaAACCTCCCCATCGACGCCGCAATCGCATTCTCCAGCCTTGTATTAGTGCCAGGGGCTCTGGCCCTGAATTTCAACCAGTCTCCTGACTCGTGGCTTCCTGATCGCGGAGCTGCGGCGACCGCGAGGGCGGTAATTGTGTTTCTAG caaATAGTAATTTGTTAGCGGCCAGCGTGGAAGGGATAATTCAGCAGACTTCTACTCCTACTCCTATCCCAGGGGCTCTGACGGCCATGATCGAAGAaaccaagaaagaagaggaccAAAACCCAGCACCCCCTAGTTCAGTGATCCGACCAGAGAAAAGACAGTAA